Proteins encoded in a region of the Anopheles ziemanni chromosome 2, idAnoZiCoDA_A2_x.2, whole genome shotgun sequence genome:
- the LOC131294201 gene encoding uncharacterized protein LOC131294201, whose protein sequence is MYSTSNRLDIFLRHYNQLIDSGKNYKTEMRNFVHAKLNEFSIPVVGLQDDASQLEKVFLHVADRKDFYEKLLAQQTEEYKDLQEEKVNLEKAIIEKERNINASKGYIKDMEGKINQEQQKKQQLEATINGNPPAIQG, encoded by the coding sequence ATGTATTCAACGTCCAACCGCTTAGATATTTTTCTTCGGCACTACAACCAATTAATCGACAGTGGTAAAAACTACAAAACTGAAATGCGTAACTTCGTACATGCAAAACTCAACGAATTCAGTATACCGGTGGTTGGTCTGCAGGATGACGCATCACAGCTGGAGAAAGTATTCCTACACGTTGCGGATCGAAAAGATTTCTACGAAAAGCTGCTTGCGCAACAAACGGAGGAGTACAAGGATTTGCAGGAAGAAAAAGTGAATCTTGAAAAAGCCATAatcgagaaagagagaaatatAAACGCATCGAAGGGCTATATTAAAGATATGGAGGGTAAGATAAACCAGGAACAACAGAAGAAGCAACAGCTCGAAGCTACGATCAATGGCAACCCTCCAGCTATTCAAGGTTAA